A window of Ptychodera flava strain L36383 chromosome 1, AS_Pfla_20210202, whole genome shotgun sequence contains these coding sequences:
- the LOC139137999 gene encoding phospholipase A1-like — protein MATNMSDFKGAKAMPISQVQPHLKAKTGNKSSGKITYSPDTSAMVKQLDQHGFLNTRKLTFLVHGYSCNIESGWMKDMRDSMVKEDPTQTVVRLDWRQGAAVDLTAIKDKNSSFKRRLAEHISGDDFEKITNELDAIETGISNLLSKFPLTGPENPLTFLERGIKKIRSEAWFSAINDKLSFLESLIPETKLQEWFADTDFMKWLSVYHTAAATTQSVGEWLGNVARKIKEEKPEIKIQGVGHSLGAHLLGKAGRSSGAFSRITGLDPAGPDFEEPDGARDKMLRKSDADFVDVIHTNGFYDGIGAKFIPVNHLGTLIPLGTVDFYPNYGYDQLGIDHARVLDYYSFSIKNPGVLTTSRILDGTPDYENPVTKTKLGEPAEMGYHCKESSRGLYYIAITPDSLAPFVH, from the exons ATGGCAACAAACATGTCTGATTTCAAAGGAGCTAAGGCAATGCCAATCTCTCAAGTACAACCGCATTTGAAAGCGAAGACAGGCAACAAAAGTTCAGGAAAGATTACTTACAGTCCTGACACTTCTGCCATGGTGAAACAACTAGACCAGCACGGATTCCtcaacacaagaaaattaacctTCCTGGTGCATGGTTACAGCTGTAACATAGAATCTGGTTGGATGAAAGACATGCGAGACTCCATGGTAAAAGAAGACCCTACTCAGACTGTCGTGCGTCTTGATTGGAGACAAGGGGCGGCTGTTGACCTTACTGCAATAAAGGACAAAAACAGCTCTTTCAAAAGAAGACTTGCTGAACACATATCAGgtgatgattttgaaaagatcaCTAACGAGCTGGACGCTATTGAAACCGGAATTTCAAACCTCCTATCAAAATTTCCGCTAACAGGTCCAGAGAACCCGCTTACATTCCTTGAAAGAGGAATCAAGAAAATCCGATCAGAGGCATGGTTTTCAGCCATAAACGACAAACTGAGCTTTCTTGAATCACTAATTCCAGAAACCAAATTGCAGGAGTGGTTTGCTGATACAGATTTCATGAAGTGGTTGTCTGTATACCACACGGCGGCTGCCACTACACAGTCCGTCGGTGAATGGTTGGGAAATGTAGCTAGGAAAATCAAGGAAGAGAAACCAGAAATAAAGATTCAAGGTGTCGGCCATAGCCTAGGCGCTCACTTGCTTGGCAAAGCAGGACGTTCTAGTGGTGCCTTTTCTAGGATTACAGGTCTCGATCCTGCTGGTCCTGATTTTGAAGAGCCTGATGGGGCAAGAGACAAGATGTTGAGAAAGTCCGACGCAGATTTTGTGGACGTTATCCATACCAATGGCTTCTATGATGGGATCGGGGCGAAATTTATTCCAGTTAATCACCTCGGCACGCTGATACCACTCGGTACCGTAGATTTCTACCCGAATTATGGTTACGATCAACTTGGAATTGATCATGCCCGTGTTCTAGACTACTACAGTTTCAGTATAAAGAATCCAGGCGTCTTAACTACCAGTCGAATTCTCGATGGAACCCCAGACTACGAAAACCCAGTAACGAAAACCAAATTAGGCGAGCCTGCAGAGATGGGATACCACTGTAAAGAGAGCTCTCGTGGACTTTACTATATCGCCATAACACCTGATAGTCTG GCACCCTTTGTACACTAA
- the LOC139138010 gene encoding uncharacterized protein — protein sequence MSEFDGHDAMPISEVQPHMKARKGSETSGKITYSTNTSDMVKKLHDSGFLDKEKLTFIVHGYVSNIEAGWIKDMENFMVKEDPTVTVVRLDWTRGAAIDLAVLRNKRSSFKRRLAEIRSLHPGIKRQMDTFETEITNFLMRLPVTGPHNMTTILQRNIQTLQTRAWVTAINSPLNIFRTVIPKPQLLEWFSDQEFVDWLSIYHRAAATTQPVGEWLGDVAKEIKKEKPGIKIHGVGHSLGAHLLGKAGRSSGVFSRITALDPAGPDFEDGARDKMLRKSDADFVDVIHTNGFYDGIGAKLIPVNHLGTLIPLGTVDFYPNYGYDQVGFDHFRAMDYYNFSIKNPGVLTTNMILDGVPEQDKPIRQTKEGESAEMGYYCKESSRGLYYIPIAPDVSPYVF from the coding sequence ATGTCGGAATTCGATGGACACGACGCGATGCCGATCTCTGAGGTACAGCCTCATATGAAAGCCAGGAAAGGCAGCGAAACTTCCGGCAAGATTACTTACAGTACTAACACTTCTGACATGGTGAAAAAACTGCATGACAGCGGATTCCTCGACAAGGAAAAATTGACCTTCATTGTTCATGGTTACGTCAGTAACATTGAAGCTGGCTGGATCAAGGATATGGAAAACTTCATGGTAAAAGAAGACCCTACTGTGACCGTCGTGCGTCTTGATTGGACACGGGGGGCTGCTATCGATCTTGCAGTGTTGAGAAACAAACGCAGCTCTTTCAAACGAAGACTCGCGGAAATTCGATCATTGCACCCTGGGATAAAGAGACAAATGGACACTTTTGaaacagaaattacaaatttccTAATGAGATTGCCGGTAACAGGTCCACACAACATGACGACCATTCTTCAAAGAAACATCCAGACACTCCAAACAAGGGCATGGGTCACTGCCATAAACAGCCCACTAAATATTTTTAGAACAGTTATTCCAAAACCTCAATTGCTGGAGTGGTTTTCTGACCAAGAGTTTGTTGATTGGTTGTCTATATACCACAGAGCAGCTGCCACTACACAGCCCGTTGGTGAATGGTTAGGAGATGTAGCTAAGGAAATCAAGAAGGAGAAACCAGGAATAAAGATACATGGTGTTGGTCACAGCCTAGGTGCTCACTTGCTTGGAAAAGCAGGGCGTTCCAGTGGTGTCTTTTCAAGGATAACAGCTCTCGATCCTGCCGGCCCAGACTTTGAAGATGGTGCAAGAGACAAGATGTTGAGAAAGTCAGACGCAGACTTTGTGGATGTTATCCATACCAATGGCTTCTATGATGGGATCGGGGCGAAACTGATTCCAGTTAATCACCTCGGCACGCTGATACCACTCGGTACCGTAGATTTTTACCCGAATTATGGTTACGACCAAGTGGGATTTGATCATTTTCGGGCAATGGACTACTACAACTTTAGTATAAAGAATCCGGGTGTcttaacaacaaatatgattCTCGATGGAGTTCCAGAGCAAGACAAACCTATAAGGCAAACCAAGGAAGGCGAGTCTGCAGAGATGGGATACTACTGTAAAGAGAGTTCTCGTGGACTCTATTACATCCCCATAGCACCTGATGTGTCACCCTATGTGTTCTAA
- the LOC139144989 gene encoding phospholipase A1 1-like, giving the protein MNFIGSASNVDPHTIYRRAAATSQRVGAWLGQLAAAIKQTQPKIQIEGVGHSLGAHLLGKAGRSSRAFSRITGLDPAGPEFEERHTGKLLKSSDATLVDVIHTCGFSDGLSIPINHYGTLKPLGTVDFYPNYGYSQDGRDTFAGGSHCRVLDYFVHSIRHPGKFTTNVALDGTPRYNVPVFKTKKGRSEAEMGYHCKENFSGLYFISIAAGDVPFKYNMAELMLG; this is encoded by the coding sequence ATGAACTTCATAGGTTCAGCGTCCAACGTCGATCCGCACACCATCTACAGAAGAGCGGCGGCAACAAGTCAAAGAGTTGGTGCGTGGTTGGGACAACTAGCAGCTGCAATCAAACAAACACAGCCAAAAATTCAGATTGAAGGTGTTGGTCACAGCCTGGGAGCGCATCTGCTTGGCAAGGCTGGACGCTCAAGTCGTGCCTTTTCAAGGATAACAGGCCTCGATCCTGCCGGCCCGGAATTCGAAGAACGTCACACCGGCAAGTTGTTGAAATCGTCCGACGCAACTCTGGTGGATGTTATCCACACATGTGGCTTCAGTGACGGTCTTAGTATCCCAATTAATCATTATGGTACACTTAAGCCACTCGGTACGGTTGATTTCTACCCCAACTATGGCTACAGTCAGGATGGTCGCGATACTTTCGCAGGTGGAAGCCACTGTCGTGTCTTGGACTATTTCGTCCATAGTATAAGGCATCCCGGCAAATTTACAACAAACGTGGCTCTGGATGGGACTCCTCGATATAACGTACCAGTGTTTAAAACCAAGAAAGGGCGCTCTGAGGCAGAGATGGGATACCACTGTAAGGAAAATTTCAGCGGACTGTATTTTATTTCCATAGCGGCTGGCGATGTGCCATTTAAATATAATATGGCTGAACTCATGTTAGGATAA